In the genome of Sander lucioperca isolate FBNREF2018 chromosome 18, SLUC_FBN_1.2, whole genome shotgun sequence, the window TTGAAGTGTTGGTCTGAGAAATCTAGCACTTtaattattttctgacatttttagatTTCATATTTGGAAAAAACAAGTGTTTAATTGTAGAATTTCAAATGTATAAGTGCTATAATAATTCTAAGGAGTTTTGGGATTTATGTTATACTACACAATATCCAATTATTATCAAAACCTATATTAGCAAATGTTAAGTTTTAAAGCAGCTGACAAGTTAATGATTGGAGTTCTTTTCCTCCACCAAAGTGCACCTGTTCTTTTCCAAATTGGCCGACAGTGTCTGTTAGGGTGGCGATAAAGATAAATGGCTATAACTGTGGGTCTGTCTCTTTCCTCTGCTTCCCCACACACTGGCCCTTCTTGCCATCCCCctcacctccctccctccctggctGTGGTCAGAGTGCCAGCTGATGAAGACGGAACGGCCCAAGCCCAACACATTTATCATCCGCTGCCTGCAGTGGACCACTGTCATCGAGCGCACCTTCCACGTGGAGACCCCCGAGGAGAGGCAAGCAAGAAGCACACACCTCTCAGTTCACAGAGCAGTAACACACAAATCATTTACATTCCGAGAATTTGCCCCTGTTGCTAGAAAGCAGTTTAACAGCTCTGTCTTTCTAACATGTAGAAGAAGCACCACACACAAACGTACACATTTAATCATTGTTATTGCACTCGCACAAGGTCCACTGGCTATTGGCAGAACTCGTGCTTGAAATTGCCTTCCTGTTGATAAGAAGACAATTACATGATTGGgctgcggggcttgcatgattgcAAATGGGCAGATGTAATCTTTCTGCTGCCTGTGCCTCTCTCAGGGAAGAATGGACTAAAGCCATCCAAGCAGTGGCTGAAGGCCTGCAGAAACAAGAGGAGGAGATGATGGACTCCTCTCCAGACCCCATGGACATGGAGGTCTACCTGACCAAACCCAGACAGAAAGTGGTAAGGCCCATTTACACTGCTGTGTATCATCTACTCCCTGCTGTCTTCACATTGACACACCTCAGCATTACCATAGACTTTTAAGTCACCCACCTTCATTCCTCCCCACCCTAAGTATATCCTGGTCTTCCAAGTTGACCATTACTCTGCTCCTGCAGCTCTGCACTTACACTACATTAGCCCACTTTACTTTGCCTCTTCCAAGCTACTTTCTACTTTCTCAACATCAGCCGTGGGTGGCTTAGCACCAGATAGTATGTCCACCAGATTTCACAACCCCCACATGTGTCATGACATAAAGGTCCAAGGCTACTGGATTGGATGTCCCCCACACAACCATTGGGGGGGACATCCAATCCGCGCCGGGGTCAGAGGTTAACTGAGACACAACCACATATAGGCCAAACCATTAGAGGAGTGGAAATTGCATGGTGGGTGAAATAGTGCCttaaatgcttctgtgttgTTGTCAGCGGGATTGTGTCCCCTGGCTAGTTAGAGCATGAGTTTGTTAATGCTTCTGTTTGTAACCAGACGCCACTTTCTCTCCTCTGGCTCTCCAGACTATGCACGACTTTGAATACCTCAAACTCCTGGGAAAAGGCACTTTTGGCAAAGTTATCCTGGTAAAGGAGAAGGCCACAGGACGCTACTACGCCATGAAGATCCTAAAGAAGGAGGTCATCGTAGCGAAAGTGAGTGGATGCCAATGAGCAAGTAAAGTGGGGAAAAGACACTGGGGGCAGTGGAGCAATGACTGATACCTAAATGGTTAGCCATTGTGAGAGTTGTACAAACACtctttgtggcttttttttttccaggatgAAGTggcgcacacactcacagagaacAGAGTCCTCCAGAATTCAAAGCATCCGTTCTTGACAGTAAGGAGCCCCTCCATATACCTAAACCAAACCTTATTTTAACTCGCAGAGATCCTCTTCAATCCAACTCAGCAGCATCCATTCAGAATTTTACCAGGAATGTTTTGAAGAGCTGTTTTTACAAAGCCTGCAGTCGAGCTGGGCCTTTTATAGCAACGCTGGacattcttttttgttttatcagTTAACTCTTTCTCTGTAAGTCTGAGGTGGGTTGTAGTGAAAGACATTTTGAAGGAGCTTAAGTGGTGGGTGGAGGCAACACATAATGTGATGTACTCAGTACAATGAATGGGACCAATGTTTTCCACAGTTGTTGAAAAGCCTCAACACACTGGATACACTATgctgtattttttatattatcttCTCATtagacatttgtttttaaaaatgtaactaaaGGGTCAAAGCTGCAAAGTACATTGTGATGTTTCATGTTACAATCAGCTGTTTAAATGCCAGGTTCCTCTTGAATTAGCTGGAAACATCATCAAGTTCTGCTTTGAGCGTTCTCGCTTCTTTCTGCAGGGACTGAAATACTCCTTCCAGACACATGACCGCTTGTGCTTCGTCATGGAGTATGCAAACGGTGGTGAGGTAAACCATTTTAACCATCACTAAATCTGCACCTTTGGAATACTTTTGAACAGTGTTACTGATCAGATTTTCCCTGGACTAACCAactttttctttgtctgtccTCTGCTTTCTTACTGTCAATCTCCCCTGTTTCCCCTCAGCTTTTCTTCCATCTGTCAAGGGACCGTGTATTCTCAGAGGAGCGGGCACGGTTCTACGGTGCAGAGATAGTGTCAGCGCTGGACTACCTGCATGCTGAAAGAAACGTGGTCTATCGAGATCTAAAGGTAGGTTTGGAAACATGTCCTCACTTTCTCTCATCTTCGCTGTCAGcctctcttttgtctttctctttttcctttccccCCTTCCCTTCATTTCTCCCCTGGCAGGATATAAATAGTTTTTGCCTCTATTGAGAGCAGTGGCAGTGGCCAGGGCTTATTGATCTGCCTCCCCCAGATCAGTCTCCAGACCTCACTGCAGCTGGAGGAAGGCTCGGTCCATACGCTTACTGCAGCTAGACAGAAATAACCACCAgtcttttttgtctctttgaaCACATTGCCGCCGCCTCCTGTTACAGTATGAGCACAGTGTTCTCAGTGGGTGATTTTTGTGCACTTTGTGCGTGATTGATGTAATTTGCTGGCAGTACAGCACTATTGGTTAACAAGAAAATGTCAGTCATCCTAAAGGAAAGACGTGGCAAGGTTTTAGCTTCTCCTTTTTTAATATATGCGTtcacaagcaaaacaaaactgttAATACTCCAGAGATGGGATCAGAGAAATGTTTGGGTTTAGGAGGGCTGTGGGGGGTTATCGGTGTTGCAGTGGGCATATGTAGCCCTACTACTTCCAGCTGATAAAACTATACCAGCCAGGTCAgcactctctccctccctccttccctccctctcccttggGTTTATGAGGCAGGCTCCCAGCCTGCTAGGGTTCTCCTGAAAATGCCAGGGTAGCAGGATTGGAGGATGTGCTGACTCTGGCCAGGCACTGTTGGCCACGTGTGAGCTACAGCTGCCAGGTGActttaactgagagagagagagagacagagagggagggaggacacACTGATATTAAAAGGCCATGCAGCCTTAAGTCATGACACTGCATGATGCACATCCTTAGGGCCTTTAGGTCAGTCTACCTGTACATGTAATCTCGAGGTATGTTTCCATGCACCTGTGTTTAGGGAATTTTCAACTTTTGCATAAAAGTTTTAATGCTTGACTGCGGTGGAAAAGTttggcatgttgaaaaagtgaagaTGTGATAAAGGCTGATAGACAGATTTTTTCAGATTGACCTTTGTCATTGTAATTCCATCAATTTATTATACTACAGAAAAGGCATTCATAACATGTTACCATTCATTATTACATGCCTCAGCTACACTAAGAAGCCCATACAATTAAGAATAAATTGAACTTGCATCTCACCTCTTTCTATCATCATAGCAgcagataaaaacacaatgtaCACATGGATTAAGTGAccaattaattcattaatttaaaaaaaaaagagggagaaaacGCAAACGACAACTTGGGTGGTAAGCAGCAATGAAATGTCATCAaagttagggactgttcgttatttaattaaggggccaccggaggagttttgtggcctctaacccaaaaagacttgaccctcccctcgtcagtaataatttttctatgaccctccaaaataatttgaaaaagaggcacgACCTtccccttgcgtgcaagttcgcacttagcaaagaagtacagatgccatttgatttttacagccatgacgtacaggagttaacctctgcattctcatcttacacatcacactcctctgttatggtgtggtggccatttcggtagatttactcactaatattgttgtggaaacacaataagcatggaaactaaatgcacacttcatgcattactgcattacttcgaatactaagttactcctctagtaaactagtattcatatgaaataaaacaataaaacattgagaccattcagcaaatgacactgggaaataacctggttataaataaaactggttgctatggacttgtcactaggcttcgtcattgtatattttagcacataggtaaaggtgCCGAAGcggaacattatattccaaaacacatatgtttatttttaaagcagattttaaattacattgtaacaatttaacaattcgcccttatcgcggcacggctgttttggaactcaATAGACAGACgataaattcaactaaaatttaacagtgaacaatcagtgttcgacctagtctgttgagatgcctctccaaactcaccataaaacgttaagacacgttaagaaaaaagatccgtattttgctgtaatccaatgacgagcgtcacattcaccagccagctccaaacaggtgaacgaagcctctccacttcgccgtttaaacaaagtggaataaacctataaagtccaaatctacacaaaaaacgcaatcaattagtaagctgacatcacatttatatacatggcatttaggaaacctttattgcaaggttggcacggcaagatgtccagcgCAACAGTaagtttcgttttttgcgtcctgctgctcccatcatcagccaggtaatattttttttactaaagcagtatatgaaatctgatgtattatcTACCACcgtttagttgttttgtgttatttaagatatttataaaatatctggtcatgccagacgtaattattccactcatttttttaaacaatgcaattacccgtttgagccaccaggggggcagtgctcctcctgcccccccagcaaactccgcctatgcggtcagaccatctgctagggggccgagactgagagctacatggataaatatgcaccaaacaagccactttgaaattttgctcttttcatgaactttaaaatgttggatgaccctcccctcaacaaagaataaaaagacatgaccctcccctattttcctccggtggtccattccataaataccgaacagtCCCTTACTGGTGCTCGATTGATTAGGTTATCTTGCATAAAGATCATTTTTGGAAGCGCAGGCACTGATTGAGATTTTACTTTTGccaaaatttcaaaaattcacTCAATACTTGCCCAATAATTTGATAGAAACATAACTTACACTGATGCCTgtatttttgttcatttatgAATTAATATTCCAATCACCTCCCAGAATTATTTGCTTGTTAACTCTCCTGAGTCATTTTACGATGATGCTAGTATTTGTCTTATTTGTTTACTCCTCAGCTGGAAAACCTTATGCTGGACAAAGACGGACACATAAAGATCACAGATTTTGGCCTGTGTAAGGAGGGGATCAAAGATGGTGCCACCATGAAAACTTTCTGTGGGACGCCGGAGTACCTAGCACCTGAGGTAATCACTACAGTAATTCTGTCTACCTAAAATATTGACTTCCCCCTTTCTTGCAACAAAGTTAGTTTCATGTAGGCACATACAGATGGATGAcaaattaaaggggtgatagatgCTGAAAATTGCTTGAATACTATTTTATgggtccttaactaccctgtgaatatggccctatttgtaacaagagcttttcttccaaatatggtatgctcatgaatatttatatgagctgcgcgctgattggtttgagcgaaccacatacacatccattggagactagacagcaggtctcatatttcagacactgcaaagttatacatggtttgtctgctatttcgttattaaattcacttctgagacttttttatgcgagaaatcaactatataaagctcaaatatgggccttTTTACGAAAATgcatggctaattgcaaatgtggtaagacgtgtcggactttaggagctccacacagtctgacgagaaaacggcaacctccatactcagtgaaagtcaccgtttctcggttactggactaccggggctccgcggagctggctggctgccagctgccggcataactttcgtatatttacagtttgaatttcgtcacgccacttatataacatataccccaaggtcttataaagctaacaacggtgtccgatttcaatttaatgcatttttgtgaacattagggatttcgttagctgctactgtcccttcaatcctatgtgtacagatcgcggctagttagcttcactttcggcataattagagtatatttacagtttgaattttgttaCGCCACTTAtgtaacatctaccccaaggtcttataaaagctaacaatggtgtctgatttcaatttaatgcatttttgtgaacattagggatttcgttagctgctactttcccttcaatcctatgggtaaagatcgcggctagctgcaggccctggagctccatcagggcctcggcattttgtagtccagtaacccagaaacggtgactttgtgcgggtatggagcgcagtgggcttcccttcgtgacggagatctagctagctcacagcgagccggagtctatgaagtaggacatgCCAGGCGGCAAGGCAGCACcagccgctgtcacgtagcctgctgagctcctgctgaactgcgacacagtcggacaaaatgtgcaattagccatcaattttcgtaaaacggcccatatttgacctctacatagttgatttcaagcataaaaaaaaaatctcagaagtgaatttagtaattaaatagcggacctctggagatctgcatgacctagctagattcagaagactaagctgacctcaggtcagtggtgtagcctatgcaaatgttggggcgtgacaaagactaggagttgagatgcttacgtaaacttttagctttgttcaggttcgcccgttttcagtggaagtttcaaaatgtgacatttgcatagtaaaggggtatcaatgggattttgagcttctatgtatgtcctatttacccaccgaactgtcgttattcaactatgacaaggtaaaatcggttttgcattctatcacccctttaaaggaaaaacaaacatgaagtAATCTTTCAGGTCACTTTAGAGCTGCCAGAGTCTCTGAAACACTGTGGTGGGATGAACACCATTCTTCAATGTCTAACATAGGACTTCGAATTGGTTGAGATCAAACCATCAAGTGACCCTTTGAGCCCTTCAAGGAAGCATGTGCATTCAATATGTTTCTTTACCTTACCTGTTActtaataaacaaaaataaagtgaGGTCATTTTGAGTATATTCCAAACAAAAGTGCTACATGTATTGTTGGACATCAGTGGATGAAAAGCATGTGGAAGAAAGGGCAGCTGTCCCAAAATGCCTATCTAATCTCCAGCTGAAGTCTGTGAGTTAATGAGTGTACCGTGTGCCCAGGGTTGGGCAGCCTGCTCTCATATTTGCTGTATGGGGAGGGGTGTGGCTGCTCCCTATTGCGTGCAGGTATGACAAGTGTTGGAGTGGGCTGTGTAACCCGATATTGCATTGTGAGTGTTgacagtgtgtgtatgagagtaaGTACGTGAGTGTTTGCGCTAGGCCCTTGTCTGTTGCccgtaaaaatgtttttcttggaGAAGGGTGCCCATGTTGACACAGTTGCTGTATCGTTGTTTTTAGCCTCCATTTGGAATTTTCTGCTTGGGGGAGGAGGATGGGTGATTGGCTGGCAGTGCCTCAGGAAACGTGAGCTTCCGCCCCTGGAAACAAAAGGACCACATTGGCTACAGCTGTTGTGTGTCACCAGGGGAGCCACAGCCCCACTTCTGACCTGGATGCCTCGCCTGACCTGGGGAGAGCCTGAGCTGTCATGATCACGATACCCCACTATGCATCAGGCTCCCTCATAGTTATCTTCATCAGTCAGACCAAACCTGCCTCTAACCATGAGCATCAAGGCAAAGGACTGGGCTATGCTAGCATTTGAATATTTACTTACTCACACCTGgacaaatgtttattttctgtacttCTATAAACCTTTTTATGGAGTTCCCCACCTGTCCATCCTAAACTCTGTCGAGCCCACTTCGCTCCTCCACAGAGTAGCACAGTTTATGACAGCACCAGCCTCAGCAGTGGAGAGCAAAGAGACATCAGGGGGCGTTACCATGGAAACAGGGTCGCTGGCGAGTGTCTCTATGGAGTGCAGGCCAGGCAGTGTTACAGGTTGTTCTGCAGTAAACAATGACCTTGTTGTGTATGCTGCACAGGAATGCTGTAACGTCTGGGAATATTCCACCCAGAGCagtgggggagagggagggagagggaggagagacccAATCTGCCTGACCAGTTTGTCTCTGGAGTAAGGAGTGGGACAAATTCACTTTGTCACTTTTATTAAGTTGTTACAAGAAGAAAACCATTATTGGCTGAGGGAATTTGCTTTTAGGGAATATCTACAAAACAAACTGGACAGGTTTAATCTAGCCACTGAAACTGATTTGGATACATGAGCTTGGAAGATTAATGGCTGTCAGTGCAGAACTTTGTGAGCAAAAAAAAGCAGTATACAGAGTAGAGCTCCAGAGAAGCAGCAAGTGTTTGTGCTTTTATCTGCTCTCTCCTCCCCCTGTCTGTGCTCCTTTGGGGCAGTGTAACAGTATTAGTTTGGGGCTGGGGcccaagcaggcaggcaggccagCAGTCCTGGTTACGTATATGAGGGATGAGCTTGGCTCCTGCGCTCCTGGCAGCTTCACAGCTGTGGCGCTCTTCTACATATATGGGGCAGCTGCGGGCCCAGCTGTCGCACGGTGTGAATCACACGACAGCGGCGCTGGAAATAGAGACGGCCCAGTAATCCTAGCCCCACACCGGCTTCACGTTACTCCCCCTGTCCTCCCAATCCTCCTCCTCGATGCTCACCACTCACCGCAGCGCCAGACGGAGTGCCCACAGACACATGCGCAGCTGCGTgcgcgtgcacgcacacacacagtagttttGTTCCTTTTACGGACACATCCGTCCATCTGTTTTCCAGGgcactctctctctgcctgtgcACTGCTGTGTCCATATCTAATTCTATTAATCCGCCCACGTCTTTTTACCGAAGTTTCTATTCTTAGGTCTGAATTGCCTAGCATCACGCTGCCCGAGGTTTGAGAGAACAGACTGTTCTCCTTGTCTTGATTTCACCTTCAACATCCGCCTGGCGAGGTAGAATCCAGAACATGTCCCCTGAGACCTTGGAACAACTCTGCTCAGCAGCACATTAGTCATGCAACAGGTTGCGCTGTTCAGTGAGCACAACACTGGAAGAGTTTGTCTCATTAAGAACTGTCAAGAAAAGTCATCCTATGGAAATAATAAGACTAAATATTTCCCTCTCTCTAGTTGGACTCTGGTTGTGTTCATTGAGCAGTTTGTTTGTAGGACTGGTCTGTGTTTGTTGCCACACATTTGCTTATTTAAGCGACCCACACCTCTGCTGCTTGTTGGTctgtacatgtgtttg includes:
- the akt1 gene encoding RAC-alpha serine/threonine-protein kinase, with protein sequence MTNVVIVKEGWLHKRGEYIKTWRPRYFLLKSDGTFIGYKERPQDVDQLETPLNNFSVAQCQLMKTERPKPNTFIIRCLQWTTVIERTFHVETPEEREEWTKAIQAVAEGLQKQEEEMMDSSPDPMDMEVYLTKPRQKVTMHDFEYLKLLGKGTFGKVILVKEKATGRYYAMKILKKEVIVAKDEVAHTLTENRVLQNSKHPFLTGLKYSFQTHDRLCFVMEYANGGELFFHLSRDRVFSEERARFYGAEIVSALDYLHAERNVVYRDLKLENLMLDKDGHIKITDFGLCKEGIKDGATMKTFCGTPEYLAPEVLEDNDYGRAVDWWGLGVVMYEMMCGRLPFYNQDHEKLFELILMEDIRFPRTLGPEARSLLSGLLKKEPTQRLGGGPDDAKEIMQHKFFAGIEWQDVYEKKLVPPFKPQVTSETDTRYFDEEFTAQTITITPPGQDDSMESFDSERRPHFPQFSYSASGTA